A single genomic interval of Osmia lignaria lignaria isolate PbOS001 chromosome 9, iyOsmLign1, whole genome shotgun sequence harbors:
- the LOC117602036 gene encoding uncharacterized protein LOC117602036, with protein sequence MMEEKNSSVNTATVENSTANPSPAKKSAKSKTKSQRSKSSHPPTADMVNAAIKALQDRKGSSVQAIKKYIATTYKVDGEKMAPFIKRYLKSAVTAGAVVQTKGKGASGSFKLSTSSKGSESKSKSKRLVKRAVSAPAEKKAAEKKKPASPKKAAAPKKTPTVKKPTAAAKKQPPPKKAKAATVKKAESVEQKATPPPKNLSKAKKTTKAPAAKTKTPKPKTAKSPKIARATAKK encoded by the coding sequence ATGATGGAGGAGAAAAACAGCTCTGTAAATACTGCAACAGTGGAAAATTCGACGGCAAATCCATCGCCTGCAAAAAAGTCTGCAAAATCGAAGACAAAATCGCAGCGTTCTAAATCGTCACATCCACCAACTGCGGATATGGTGAATGCTGCTATCAAGGCCTTGCAAGATCGCAAGGGATCGTCAGTTCAAGCTATCAAGAAATACATAGCAACGACGTATAAAGTTGATGGTGAAAAAATGGCGCCATTTATTAAGAGGTACTTAAAAAGTGCCGTAACTGCCGGTGCGGTGGTGCAAACCAAGGGTAAAGGTGCCTCTGGCTCGTTCAAGCTATCCACATCTTCGAAGGGTTCCGAATCAAAGAGCAAATCCAAACGCCTCGTGAAACGGGCCGTATCTGCTCCAGCTGAAAAGAAAGCTGCAGAGAAGAAGAAGCCAGCGAGTCCTAAGAAAGCGGCTGCCCCAAAGAAAACACCCACTGTGAAGAAACCAACCGCGGCAGCCAAAAAACAACCTCCTCCTAAAAAAGCTAAAGCTGCTACTGTTAAGAAAGCAGAATCTGTGGAACAAAAGGCAACACCACCACCGAAGAATTTGTCGAAAGCGAAGAAAACCACAAAAGCGCCAGCAGCAAAGACGAAAACTCCAAAACCAAAAACAGCAAAGTCGCCGAAAATCGCAAGAGCAACGGCGAAAAAGTAA